One region of Myxosarcina sp. GI1 genomic DNA includes:
- the petH gene encoding ferredoxin--NADP reductase has product MYNSNAAALSSNTEYKNRLFVYEVAGLSQNGNSSDIQAPIRNSGTIYITVPYNRMNQEMRRINRLGGEIVSIKPLNGESAKEANKTGSKQQTNSNNGKSMTQAKEEKKKVPVNIYSPRDPYMGKCVEIYDLVDEGGIGTCCHMTFDISEGDLYYLEGQSIGIIPPGKNEKGKPHKLRLYSIASTRHGDNLDDKTVSLCVRKLEYDHPETGEHVEGVCSSFLCGLKPDDEVAIMGPVGKEMLLPDDEDANIIMIATGTGIAPFRAYLWRMFREGDLNPDYNFKGFAWLFFGIPKTENILYKKELEEIQKNHSDNFRMDYAISREQKNSEGGKMYIQHRIAEHADELWKLIQDPKTHTYICGLKGMEDGIDEALATAAEKSGTNWEEYRKQMKKDDRWHVETY; this is encoded by the coding sequence ATGTACAACTCCAACGCAGCAGCATTAAGCAGCAATACGGAATATAAAAATCGCTTATTTGTATACGAGGTAGCAGGATTATCTCAAAACGGCAACAGTAGCGATATTCAGGCTCCTATTCGTAATAGTGGCACCATTTATATTACTGTGCCTTACAACCGCATGAATCAGGAAATGCGGCGGATCAACCGTTTAGGTGGCGAAATTGTCAGTATTAAGCCTCTTAACGGCGAATCAGCCAAAGAAGCAAATAAAACTGGCTCAAAACAGCAAACCAACAGTAACAATGGTAAATCAATGACTCAAGCGAAGGAAGAAAAGAAAAAAGTTCCAGTCAATATATATAGTCCTAGAGATCCTTATATGGGTAAGTGCGTTGAAATTTACGATCTAGTAGATGAAGGCGGAATTGGAACTTGCTGTCATATGACTTTCGATATCTCTGAAGGAGATCTTTACTATTTAGAAGGACAAAGTATCGGTATTATTCCTCCAGGAAAAAATGAAAAAGGCAAGCCTCATAAATTGAGACTTTATTCGATTGCTTCAACTCGACATGGAGACAACCTAGATGACAAAACCGTATCCTTATGCGTTCGGAAACTAGAATACGATCATCCAGAAACGGGCGAGCATGTCGAAGGGGTTTGCTCCAGCTTTTTGTGTGGACTCAAGCCCGATGACGAAGTAGCAATTATGGGACCTGTAGGAAAGGAAATGCTGCTTCCCGATGATGAAGATGCCAATATTATTATGATTGCTACGGGTACGGGGATCGCTCCATTCCGTGCTTATTTATGGCGCATGTTTAGAGAAGGCGATCTCAACCCCGACTATAACTTCAAAGGCTTTGCCTGGCTATTTTTTGGTATTCCCAAAACAGAGAATATTCTCTATAAAAAAGAGCTAGAAGAAATACAGAAAAACCATTCCGATAACTTCCGCATGGATTATGCGATTAGCCGCGAACAGAAAAATTCCGAAGGCGGCAAAATGTACATCCAACACCGTATTGCCGAACATGCCGACGAACTGTGGAAATTAATTCAAGATCCCAAAACTCATACCTATATTTGCGGACTTAAAGGTATGGAAGACGGTATCGATGAAGCTTTAGCAACCGCAGCTGAAAAAAGCGGTACCAATTGGGAAGAATATCGCAAGCAAATGAAAAAAGACGACCGCTGGCACGTAGAAACTTACTAA
- a CDS encoding NAD-dependent epimerase/dehydratase family protein — protein MQNILVTGGEGYIGFHAVRELQQSGFRVIVLDNLVYGHRHIVQKVLETELIVGDVSNRALSDKIFPEYTSLEQ, from the coding sequence ATGCAAAATATTTTAGTTACAGGGGGAGAGGGTTACATTGGTTTTCATGCCGTTAGAGAACTCCAACAAAGTGGTTTTCGAGTAATAGTTTTAGACAATCTGGTTTACGGACACCGACATATAGTACAAAAAGTCTTAGAAACCGAACTGATTGTTGGTGATGTCAGCAATCGCGCTTTATCAGACAAAATTTTTCCTGAATATACCTCTTTAGAACAGTGA
- a CDS encoding SGNH/GDSL hydrolase family protein yields the protein MFLPKRRFPEKSILNIAIAGGSNSLIRNGYTKYLNDSIGQITGRQTRLNYYAVGGVTNVHALVQNYRYSIEVNSDLIFYEYCINTRHAIEIKKYSLELAGKALEGFIRRVKNLNPQCIIIILIFGVNLDDYYENDCDVSNLYELIGKHYDIPIVNLTSLLIKERGIDFTKSLYNNKDHAHYTRPYGVKVVADRIVKYLKNLGITEVLTSKDYRQKTELENLSNIPKLYQDNFEQLAFLDCFQDNCFTGNKPKVSVYQNSVFKEQNYTIDRETSLNFFLKGRLAGIYIKSDLNDGFFRINFNSQQLVTSSFSSWNNYIKSQNISFISLPLLKFSPSTDFNKLSISICPDYPEKFELDIFKTVPMRNNPNKWKLNIIGVAYIGEISYLSNS from the coding sequence ATGTTTCTTCCAAAAAGAAGATTTCCCGAAAAATCTATATTAAATATAGCCATTGCTGGCGGCTCTAATTCACTTATAAGAAATGGTTATACAAAATATTTAAATGATTCAATAGGTCAAATAACTGGAAGACAAACACGTTTAAATTATTATGCAGTAGGAGGTGTAACTAACGTACACGCCTTAGTTCAAAATTATAGATATAGTATTGAAGTAAATAGCGATTTAATTTTTTATGAATATTGTATCAATACTAGACACGCAATCGAAATTAAAAAGTATTCTCTCGAACTAGCTGGAAAAGCTTTAGAAGGATTCATTAGAAGAGTAAAAAATTTAAATCCTCAATGTATTATTATTATACTTATTTTTGGCGTTAATTTAGATGATTATTACGAGAACGACTGTGATGTATCAAATCTGTATGAATTAATAGGTAAACACTACGATATTCCAATAGTTAATTTAACTAGTTTACTAATTAAAGAGCGAGGAATTGATTTTACAAAGTCTCTTTATAATAATAAAGATCATGCTCATTATACTAGACCTTACGGAGTTAAAGTTGTAGCTGACCGAATAGTAAAATACTTAAAAAACTTAGGAATCACTGAAGTTTTAACCTCGAAGGATTATCGCCAAAAAACAGAACTTGAAAATCTGTCAAACATACCCAAACTATATCAGGATAATTTTGAGCAGTTAGCATTTTTAGATTGTTTTCAAGATAATTGTTTTACAGGAAACAAACCAAAAGTATCCGTCTATCAAAATTCTGTGTTTAAAGAACAAAATTATACGATCGATCGAGAAACATCCTTAAATTTTTTTTTAAAGGGAAGATTAGCAGGAATATATATAAAGTCCGATCTAAATGATGGCTTTTTCAGAATAAACTTTAACTCTCAACAACTTGTAACAAGCTCTTTTTCATCTTGGAATAATTATATTAAATCTCAAAATATCAGCTTTATTTCTTTACCTCTATTAAAATTTTCTCCCTCTACCGATTTTAATAAACTAAGTATATCTATATGCCCAGATTATCCCGAAAAATTTGAACTAGACATCTTCAAAACCGTTCCGATGAGAAACAATCCTAATAAATGGAAACTTAACATTATTGGAGTAGCATACATCGGAGAAATATCTTATCTATCTAACTCCTAG
- the ruvC gene encoding crossover junction endodeoxyribonuclease RuvC has product MVKTRQRKILGIDPGIAIVGFGTIVCQTADLSLTTSSPIKQVCQAKSLRSPSLLDFGTIETPAKTPFGDRLCTIYEDLQTLIAEIRPDLVAVEKLFFYRMSHTITVAQARGVLMLVLAQANIPYVEFAPPQIKQTLTGHGNAPKIEVQEAVARELTLDFIPRPDDAADALAIALTAWFHESTIS; this is encoded by the coding sequence GTGGTCAAAACCAGACAACGAAAAATTTTAGGAATCGATCCGGGAATTGCTATTGTCGGGTTTGGTACCATTGTCTGTCAAACAGCAGATCTGAGCTTGACTACCAGTTCTCCGATTAAACAAGTTTGTCAAGCCAAATCATTGAGATCTCCTAGCCTACTGGATTTTGGCACAATCGAGACACCTGCTAAAACTCCATTTGGCGATCGCCTCTGCACGATCTACGAGGATTTGCAAACTTTGATTGCTGAAATTCGCCCCGATTTGGTAGCAGTTGAAAAGCTATTTTTTTACCGCATGAGCCATACGATAACTGTCGCTCAGGCAAGAGGTGTTTTGATGTTGGTGCTGGCACAGGCAAATATACCTTATGTCGAGTTTGCCCCGCCTCAAATCAAGCAAACTCTAACAGGGCATGGCAATGCCCCCAAAATCGAAGTTCAAGAAGCGGTAGCCAGAGAATTAACCCTCGATTTTATTCCTCGTCCCGATGATGCAGCAGATGCGCTGGCGATCGCCCTGACGGCTTGGTTTCACGAATCTACAATATCGTAA
- a CDS encoding phosphoribulokinase → MTADLDRVVLIGVAGDSGCGKSTFLRRLTDLFGEEFMTVICLDDYHSLDREGRKKAKVTALNPKANNFDLMYEQIKAIKEGKAIDKPIYNHETGELDPPERVEPNKVVVIEGLHPLYDERVRSLVDFGVYLDISDEVKVQWKVQRDMSERGHTYEDVMASIKSREPDFKAYIEPQREYADVVIQVWPTELLDPEAAKESDLIKVRLIQKEGVETFEPVYLFDEGSTIDWRPCGRKLTCAYPGIKMYYGPDSFYGHEVSILEVDGQFDNLEEMIYIESHLSKTGTDHYGEMTELILKHKEYPGSKNGTGLFQVLVGLKMRETYEKLMAKQEEVAKV, encoded by the coding sequence ATGACCGCCGATTTAGACCGAGTGGTACTTATTGGAGTTGCAGGTGACTCTGGCTGTGGCAAATCGACATTTCTCCGTCGTCTGACAGATTTATTTGGTGAAGAATTTATGACTGTAATCTGTTTAGATGACTATCATAGCCTCGATCGCGAGGGCAGAAAAAAAGCTAAAGTTACTGCTTTAAATCCTAAAGCCAATAACTTTGACTTGATGTACGAACAAATCAAAGCTATCAAAGAAGGCAAAGCGATCGACAAACCAATTTACAACCATGAAACTGGCGAACTCGATCCTCCCGAACGAGTAGAGCCTAACAAAGTCGTAGTAATAGAAGGTCTTCATCCTCTCTACGACGAGCGAGTCCGTTCTTTGGTAGATTTTGGCGTATATCTCGACATTAGCGACGAAGTTAAAGTTCAGTGGAAAGTTCAGCGTGATATGTCCGAGAGGGGACATACCTACGAAGACGTAATGGCTTCAATTAAATCGCGTGAACCAGATTTTAAAGCTTACATCGAACCTCAAAGAGAATATGCCGATGTAGTCATTCAGGTATGGCCTACCGAACTTCTAGATCCAGAAGCTGCTAAAGAAAGCGATTTAATCAAAGTACGTCTGATCCAAAAAGAAGGTGTAGAAACTTTCGAGCCTGTTTATTTGTTTGATGAAGGTTCTACTATTGATTGGCGACCCTGCGGACGCAAACTTACCTGTGCCTATCCAGGAATCAAAATGTATTATGGACCCGATAGCTTTTACGGTCACGAAGTATCGATTTTAGAAGTAGATGGTCAATTCGATAACTTAGAAGAAATGATCTATATCGAAAGCCATCTTAGTAAAACGGGTACAGATCACTACGGCGAAATGACCGAATTAATTCTCAAGCATAAAGAGTACCCTGGTTCTAAAAATGGTACTGGCTTGTTCCAAGTATTGGTTGGTTTGAAAATGCGCGAAACCTATGAAAAACTGATGGCGAAACAAGAGGAAGTAGCTAAAGTATAG
- a CDS encoding sugar transferase, with product MLENYTSTTSEQSSNFFSQEVDKSRVVRDLRSPGFFKIAIHQLIYLAKVLILILLDNLGLAVAWLISENMRFLASEKITIDNSPNDLIIPAIILNLCFFITCGLYGKNDRSRNFIDLIKAITFTHIVLLSVAFEYCDPNCFYQLLAAWFLTVVLTSMQRLSLFSLVSYLRRQYSPLRFKIMLLGDREDIAKTEALLEGNTMFQVEAKLDLSEFRQRDGLTIALDKIDYRNIDEIFICSWEQIKESTSLFWKLKCTGVDWRIIPINFKVPQHRKNIVTVKGIPTIKFHNPTLIGIDFFSKRVFDLVVSSLLLLILGLPMLIIALAIKLDSSGSIFYKQTRVGLKNEHFQVWKFRTMVENASQLQQQLEARNEIKGGVLFKMKDDPRITRVGKFLRKYSLDELPQLFNVLRGEMSLVGPRPLPVRDVAKFSRNHFFRHEVLPGITGLWQVSGRSDTDSENVFNLDFEYIQDWSLALDFKILLRTVGVVFTSKGAY from the coding sequence ATGCTGGAAAACTATACATCTACCACTAGCGAGCAGAGTAGTAATTTCTTCAGCCAAGAAGTTGATAAAAGCCGTGTGGTCAGGGATCTTCGCTCTCCTGGCTTTTTTAAAATAGCCATTCATCAGCTTATATATTTGGCTAAAGTACTAATTCTAATTTTGCTCGACAATTTGGGTTTGGCTGTAGCATGGCTAATCTCGGAAAATATGCGATTTTTGGCTTCTGAGAAGATTACTATTGATAACAGTCCGAACGATTTAATTATTCCTGCCATAATTCTCAATTTATGCTTTTTTATAACCTGCGGTTTATATGGCAAAAACGATCGCAGCAGAAATTTTATTGATTTGATTAAGGCAATTACTTTTACTCACATAGTTTTGCTGTCGGTTGCTTTCGAGTACTGCGATCCCAACTGCTTTTATCAGTTGCTAGCGGCATGGTTTTTGACTGTAGTGCTAACTAGCATGCAGCGTCTATCACTATTTAGTTTGGTATCTTATTTGCGCCGCCAGTATTCTCCGTTGAGATTCAAAATAATGCTGTTGGGCGATCGCGAAGATATTGCCAAAACCGAAGCTCTGTTGGAAGGCAATACTATGTTTCAAGTAGAAGCCAAGCTGGATTTATCAGAGTTTCGTCAACGTGACGGATTGACTATTGCTTTAGATAAGATCGATTATCGCAACATAGATGAAATCTTTATTTGTTCCTGGGAGCAAATTAAAGAGTCAACAAGCCTGTTTTGGAAGTTAAAATGCACTGGAGTTGATTGGCGCATTATCCCCATCAACTTCAAAGTACCCCAACACAGAAAAAACATCGTTACGGTAAAAGGAATCCCCACAATCAAATTCCACAATCCCACACTTATTGGCATCGACTTTTTTAGCAAACGTGTGTTCGATCTTGTGGTTTCATCACTACTGCTATTAATTTTAGGATTACCAATGCTGATAATAGCCTTGGCAATCAAACTCGATTCTTCAGGTTCGATTTTTTACAAGCAAACTCGCGTTGGCTTAAAGAATGAGCATTTTCAAGTCTGGAAATTTCGCACGATGGTAGAAAATGCCAGCCAGCTACAGCAACAGCTAGAAGCGCGAAACGAAATTAAGGGAGGCGTCTTATTTAAAATGAAAGACGATCCTCGAATTACTAGAGTTGGTAAGTTCTTACGCAAGTACAGTCTTGACGAATTGCCCCAATTGTTTAACGTGTTGCGGGGAGAAATGAGTTTGGTAGGTCCTCGCCCTTTACCAGTTAGAGATGTAGCAAAATTTTCTCGCAATCATTTTTTTCGTCACGAAGTTTTACCAGGAATTACGGGACTATGGCAGGTAAGTGGGCGATCGGATACAGATTCAGAAAATGTTTTTAACTTAGATTTTGAATATATTCAAGATTGGTCTTTGGCATTAGATTTTAAAATCTTATTGCGAACTGTAGGAGTGGTGTTCACTAGCAAAGGTGCTTACTAG
- a CDS encoding polysaccharide biosynthesis tyrosine autokinase, translating to MDSNAHLDEYIDFQKYWLVLKRRWIPAAAIFGGVVGLSILYALSLAPVYQAEARLLIKADRSAKLTGLENGTGEIEGLTTDSNPLATEAQIIQSRPIVDKLIEELNLKDDEGEPLKYKKFAEKLKATPVTGTDLLEITYSNEDPKLAANIVNKAIELYIEDHTLNNRSETASARKFIERQLPQVETRVREAEENLRRFKNQNGIASLDEETTANIGSLSMVANQVDEIEAELENVNARYERLQSQLNMSWQEASAVSSLSESLAVQRVLAQLQEVKVALVQERNYLSDLAPQVIALKEEEADLTALLDRQIANTLGSEQQALVDNVNILGLGELKQAQIAEFANLGLKKEGLEKKLRNLKNTYDSYQQKSDTLPSLQERQRELMRRVEASQSTYQTLLSKLQETQISEEQNIGNVRVVSEAVVPDEPAGPNKILIVAGAGIFGALLGAAVAFLLDIKDRTIKNTHEIELMLPYPLYGIVPDHNKIAAKKQFLLPDSSFQNTPLLTTSNFSVLPIEEAYHNIQVNLELLDSNIASKVIVVTSATSGEGKSSVSANLAKAKAQCGEKVLLIDGDLRRPMQHRIWGISNNNGLTEILKQQVEWEETIQNVMPNLDAIASGLIPEHSVSLLNSPLMKELIVSAVGYYDRIILDTPPLIGLADTKILGKLADSMLFVVRPGVASYGSIAAAKKAVETSNLNVLGIIANSVDLDREPYGYEVYYPNKRYLEAAS from the coding sequence ATGGATTCTAACGCACATTTAGATGAATATATTGATTTTCAGAAATACTGGCTAGTTCTGAAGCGACGCTGGATACCTGCCGCAGCTATTTTTGGTGGTGTAGTAGGTCTTTCCATTTTATATGCCCTATCACTGGCTCCAGTTTATCAAGCCGAAGCCAGATTATTAATTAAAGCCGATCGCAGTGCCAAACTCACAGGTTTAGAAAACGGTACGGGAGAAATTGAAGGTTTGACTACCGATAGCAATCCCCTGGCGACAGAAGCTCAAATAATACAATCTCGACCCATCGTAGATAAACTGATTGAAGAGCTAAATTTGAAAGATGACGAAGGCGAACCTTTAAAATATAAAAAATTTGCCGAGAAATTAAAAGCTACTCCCGTTACGGGAACAGATTTATTAGAAATAACCTATAGCAACGAAGATCCAAAGCTGGCAGCAAATATCGTCAATAAAGCGATCGAACTATATATAGAAGACCATACTTTAAATAATCGTTCTGAAACTGCTTCAGCCCGAAAATTTATCGAACGTCAGCTACCTCAAGTTGAAACTCGTGTTAGAGAAGCAGAAGAAAATCTTCGACGCTTTAAAAATCAAAATGGCATTGCTAGTTTAGACGAAGAAACAACTGCAAATATTGGTTCGCTATCTATGGTTGCCAATCAAGTAGATGAAATAGAAGCGGAACTAGAAAATGTTAATGCTCGTTACGAACGGCTTCAAAGTCAGTTAAATATGAGTTGGCAAGAGGCATCAGCCGTTAGTTCCTTAAGTGAATCTCTAGCAGTACAGAGAGTTTTAGCGCAGCTTCAAGAAGTAAAAGTAGCACTGGTACAAGAGCGCAATTATTTGTCCGACCTGGCACCACAAGTTATAGCTCTCAAAGAAGAAGAAGCGGATTTGACTGCCCTGTTAGATCGGCAGATAGCTAACACTTTAGGTAGCGAGCAGCAGGCTTTGGTCGATAATGTTAATATTTTAGGTCTAGGAGAGCTAAAGCAAGCGCAAATTGCCGAGTTTGCCAACTTAGGACTTAAAAAAGAAGGATTAGAAAAGAAACTCAGAAATTTAAAAAATACCTACGACTCCTACCAGCAAAAGTCCGATACTCTGCCTAGTTTGCAGGAACGACAAAGAGAACTCATGCGCCGCGTAGAAGCTTCCCAATCTACGTATCAAACACTGTTGAGTAAGTTGCAAGAAACTCAAATTAGCGAAGAGCAAAATATTGGCAATGTTCGAGTAGTTTCCGAAGCAGTTGTTCCAGATGAGCCTGCAGGTCCTAACAAAATATTGATTGTAGCTGGTGCTGGAATATTTGGAGCTTTACTCGGTGCTGCGGTTGCCTTTTTACTAGATATAAAAGATAGAACGATTAAAAACACTCACGAAATAGAGTTAATGCTTCCCTATCCTTTGTATGGTATTGTTCCCGACCATAATAAGATTGCTGCCAAAAAACAGTTTTTGCTACCAGATAGCTCCTTTCAGAACACGCCACTATTGACAACTAGCAATTTTTCAGTGTTGCCGATTGAAGAAGCATATCATAATATTCAAGTCAATCTCGAACTGCTAGATTCTAATATAGCTAGCAAAGTTATTGTCGTTACTAGCGCAACTTCGGGTGAAGGTAAATCTTCAGTTTCGGCTAATTTAGCCAAGGCAAAAGCTCAGTGTGGGGAAAAAGTTTTGCTAATTGATGGAGATTTACGCCGTCCGATGCAACATAGAATCTGGGGCATTTCTAATAATAATGGTTTGACAGAAATTTTAAAACAGCAGGTGGAATGGGAAGAAACTATACAAAATGTAATGCCCAATCTTGATGCGATCGCTTCGGGATTAATTCCAGAACATTCAGTATCATTGCTTAACTCTCCACTAATGAAAGAATTAATTGTCAGTGCAGTTGGTTATTACGATCGCATTATTCTCGATACGCCTCCCTTAATTGGTTTAGCGGATACTAAAATTTTAGGCAAATTAGCCGATAGCATGTTATTTGTCGTCCGTCCTGGTGTAGCAAGTTATGGTAGCATTGCGGCAGCTAAAAAAGCTGTAGAGACTTCAAATTTGAACGTGCTGGGAATTATCGCTAATAGTGTAGATCTCGACCGAGAACCTTATGGTTACGAAGTTTACTATCCAAATAAAAGGTATTTGGAAGCAGCAAGTTAA